The stretch of DNA CTGCCGGCGCGCTGCATGGCCTGCGCCATGCTGTCGCCCATGGCTTTCAGGGTGGCGAGGGTGCCGCGCTGGACTTCGAGCGCCTGGATGGTCCCGCGCAGCATGCCCAGGTTCAGGTTGAGCCAGGATTCGACCGCCTTGAGGTCGGCGATCTTTTTGTCCAGCTCGTCCACGGACAGGCTGGAGCCGGTCATGCCCGGCACGCCGACGCCGGGGATGTTCATGCTTCCCCAGAGGTTCTTGACGAATTCGAGCGTATCGGGCATTCCGGCAGCGTTGGGCGGCTTGAGCATCGGTCTTCTCCTTGGCTAGAAGCTTCAAGCGTAGCAGATAAATAACACGCGACAAAGCTTGCACGGCAAACGCGCCAATGTGCCGCGTCCCTGCGCCCCGGCGGCGCTCAGGCTACACTAGCAGCATGAGTTCCGCTTTTCCTCCTCAGCGGCTGCGCGCCCTGGTGCTGGGCACGCTCATCGTGCTGCTGCACTGGCTGGTGCTGGGCTGGCTCACCGCGGGCACGCAGGGCATCGCGCTGCCGGCGCGCGAGGGCGAAGCCTCAATCAGCCTGGCGCAGCTGCTGCCGCCGGCGCCGTTCGACGCGCCGGCGACCGAATCCGTGCCGCCGCCGGCGCCGAAGCTGGTGCAGCCGCCCTTGCCGGACTTCGGACCGCTACCCACGATCGCGGTGACCGAGGAGGCGGTAGGGGAGCCGGTGCGCCCCGGTCCGCCGGCGCAGGCGACCACGCTACCGGCCGAGCCCGCTGCCGCGGCGCCGGTGGCCATCCAAGCCGAACCGGCCGCGGCCGAACCCGAGCCCGGTCCGGCGCCGCTCGTGCACACGGTGCGGCGCTACCAGGTGGACGTGCCGCCGCCGGCCGAGCTCAGCTACAAGGTGGCGCGCACCGACGCCGACGGCACCACCTGGAGCGGCCAGGCTTTGCTGTCCTGGAAGCGCAACGACCAGGCTTACCGGATGCGCTTCGAAGCCGGCATCAAGATCGTGTTCGCGCGCGTGAACCTGGCGGTGCTCACCAGCGAAGGCCATCTCGGCAACACCGGCCTGGCGCCGGTGAAGATGACCGAAAAGCGCCGCGGCCGGGCGCTGACGGCGACCCATTTCGACTGGCCCGCCAACAAGCTGAGCTTCTCTGCTTCGGAGGGCAGCTACGCCTTGCAGCCAGGCGCGCAGGACAAGGCCACGGTGCCGCTGCAGCTGGCTGCCATCGCGCGCGGCGACCCGGCCCAGCTGAGCGGCGACATCGACATCTTCGTCGGCGAAGAGCGCTGGGGCGCCATGTACACCTTCAAGGTGACGGGACCGGAGGACATCGACACCCCGCTGGGCCGTTTGCAGACCGTGCGCATCACGCGCCCGCCGAAGCCGGGTTCGTACAAGTCGCGGCTGGACATCTGGCTCTCGCCCGCGCATGGCTGGCTGCCGGTGCAGATCCGCAGCAGCGAAGCCAACGGCGCGGTAACCACGCAAACGGCGAGTGACATCGCCATGACCCAACCAGGATTCTAGATATGCAAAACTCTGCCCTACGACATGCCGGCTGCGGCCTGCTGCTGGCGCTTACCCTGGGCACTGCCGCCGCACAGGATGCCCCGGCCGCCATCAAGCGCAAGTTCGAATTGCCGCCTTCGGCCGATCTCCACTACGAATTGCAGGCCCGCCAGCGCGGCTTCGGCCTGAAGGGCGAAGCCATCGTCAGCTGGCGCGCCGGCGACGGCAAGTACACCGTGAGCGCCGAATCGAAGGTGCCGCTGCTGGGCACCATCACCCAGGACCGCAGCAGCGGCACGATCGACGCCTTCGGCCTGGCCCCCGCCGAATTCGTCGAAAAACGCATGCGCAAGGACCCGACCACGGCCACCTTCGACCGCGAGGCGAAAGCGCTGCGCTTCAGCGAAAGCAAGCAGGTCTATCCGCTCAAGGGCGGCGAACAGGACCGCGTCTCGATCACCTGGCAGCTGGCCGCCGTGGCGCGCGGCGCCGGCGAGCGCTTCAAGCCGGGTTCCGAGTGGCCCTTTTTCGTGGCCGGCCGCCGCGATGCGGAAACCTGGGTGTTCAAGGTGATCAGGCGCGAAAAAGTGCGCACCGGCCTGGGCGAGGTCGAGGCCGTCCTGGTGGCGCGCCAGCCGGTGGCCGACAAGAAGGACCAGGTGCTCGAGGTGTGGCTGGCGCCGCAGCAGGAGTGGTACCCGGTCAAGCTGCGCTATGCCGACGGCGACAAGGAACAGATCGAACAGACCCTCAAAACTGTGACGAAACCCTGAATTGGATTTCACAAAATGCAATATTGTCTTGTTTTTAAGGCAATGGATAGGTGTGTCTTTCCTGCAATCGCGGGCCCCCGCAGCCGCTAGTTGCCGATCCTAAACTGTTATACTGGCGCCCCCGCGGACCGGTTGAGCCGGTCCGCGCCAGAGAACGGTACTTATATGATCGACCACCTTGGCGGCGCGGCGCTCGCCGTAGAATCCCTTTCGACTCCACTGGAAGACGACCCCCTGCAGGCGCACTTCCAGGACGGCGTCGCGCCCGACGAGATCGAGCAGGTTTACCACCTCAAGCGCGCCCAGCCCATGCTGTCAGCCTTCACGGCGCTG from Massilia varians encodes:
- a CDS encoding DUF3108 domain-containing protein → MSSAFPPQRLRALVLGTLIVLLHWLVLGWLTAGTQGIALPAREGEASISLAQLLPPAPFDAPATESVPPPAPKLVQPPLPDFGPLPTIAVTEEAVGEPVRPGPPAQATTLPAEPAAAAPVAIQAEPAAAEPEPGPAPLVHTVRRYQVDVPPPAELSYKVARTDADGTTWSGQALLSWKRNDQAYRMRFEAGIKIVFARVNLAVLTSEGHLGNTGLAPVKMTEKRRGRALTATHFDWPANKLSFSASEGSYALQPGAQDKATVPLQLAAIARGDPAQLSGDIDIFVGEERWGAMYTFKVTGPEDIDTPLGRLQTVRITRPPKPGSYKSRLDIWLSPAHGWLPVQIRSSEANGAVTTQTASDIAMTQPGF
- a CDS encoding DUF3108 domain-containing protein, translating into MQNSALRHAGCGLLLALTLGTAAAQDAPAAIKRKFELPPSADLHYELQARQRGFGLKGEAIVSWRAGDGKYTVSAESKVPLLGTITQDRSSGTIDAFGLAPAEFVEKRMRKDPTTATFDREAKALRFSESKQVYPLKGGEQDRVSITWQLAAVARGAGERFKPGSEWPFFVAGRRDAETWVFKVIRREKVRTGLGEVEAVLVARQPVADKKDQVLEVWLAPQQEWYPVKLRYADGDKEQIEQTLKTVTKP